The genome window TATCCACGGTTGTTCTCCTGGATTAGTCGTCTGTTTAGGTGCGAACACGAGGTCATCTAGGTGGAGGTCCTCACGGAAAGTCAAATCGAGTTTCCGTATGCATTTATGCCTATTGGGTATTCAGGGGGCGGGGCATGGAATGTGCTGAAACTTTTCTCCGCCCGCTCAACCCGCGTCAGATCTCGGCATTTCGAGCCGTGATGATGACCGGAGGCATGACGGCTGCCAGCGCGCTGTTGTGCATATCGCAACCGGCGGTCAGCCGGCTGGTCCGTTCTTTCGAAGAGGATATCGGCCTGACCCTCTTTCATCGGAAGGGGAATCTGGTGGTCCCCACCGAGGAGGCGAAGGTGGTATTCCGCGAGGTCGCGCGGTTTTTCACCGCCAGTGACCACCTCCGCGAAACCGCCACATTGCTTCGCAATCAGCGGGCGCACCATCTGCGGATTGCCGGGATGCCGAGCCTGGTACAGGGATTCATCCCGAGGGTCCTCAGGTTGTTTCTCGACCGCTATCCCGATGTCAGCATTGTTCTGCATTCAGACACCTCTGTGGCGATTGCCGACCTGGTGGAGAAAAACCAATACGACATCGGCTTTGCCTACGTCGGATCCGAGCGACCGATGATCGAGGTTAAGCCGCTTCCAG of Shumkonia mesophila contains these proteins:
- a CDS encoding LysR family transcriptional regulator, producing MECAETFLRPLNPRQISAFRAVMMTGGMTAASALLCISQPAVSRLVRSFEEDIGLTLFHRKGNLVVPTEEAKVVFREVARFFTASDHLRETATLLRNQRAHHLRIAGMPSLVQGFIPRVLRLFLDRYPDVSIVLHSDTSVAIADLVEKNQYDIGFAYVGSERPMIEVKPLPETEAVCIVHCDMDLAAREEVNASDLCKLPVIVLGPNSILHMEILSVLCAECPGFLPRIQVRYPWSACSMVGQGMGVAIVDPFTALEFADDKVVCRRFRPRIPYTFSTLFPPGGEATGLARIFADQFCECMRSEFRVGLSGDAADR